A single Arcobacter sp. FWKO B DNA region contains:
- a CDS encoding dihydroneopterin aldolase, with protein MKIYIEDLTFDCIIGVLEHERVTPQKIIVNFECEYEFYDGIYLDYATIADDIVDIVTKGEFKLLEEAIIAINDSLLKEYNISDIKIKITKPDILPNVKVSVSN; from the coding sequence ATGAAAATATATATTGAAGATTTAACATTTGATTGCATTATAGGTGTGCTCGAACACGAAAGAGTAACTCCACAAAAAATTATTGTAAACTTTGAGTGTGAATATGAGTTTTATGATGGTATTTATCTTGATTATGCAACAATTGCAGATGATATAGTAGATATTGTTACAAAAGGGGAGTTTAAACTTCTTGAAGAGGCTATTATAGCTATCAATGATTCTCTTTTAAAAGAGTACAATATATCTGATATTAAAATCAAGATCACAAAACCTGATATTTTACCTAATGTAAAAGTAAGCGTAAGTAACTAA
- a CDS encoding TonB-dependent receptor, translating to MKKTLMISVMTASAIFANEANLGTIDVTTDIISQKIENVSGEELKSADVAEALSKNSSSVNLIRRSGIANDILVRSQKKDNIVVMIDDAKVCGACPNRMDPPTSHIVTNSVEDIEIIGGPFDVEHMGTLSGIVKIKTKDPKEGFSGEINANAGSYDYKKLSISGSGGTDKIRVLMSASTENGEQYKDGDGNTFAQQLVNKVGSASTVRYADTYKDMDAFTKKTFSTKFFINPTDNSEIRLGYTLNRSDDILYPSSTMDAIYDDSDIYTFGATLKDLGTYSKELSLETYKSKVDHLMSTRFRNLSDATKYMDADVQSKITGAKLKNSFDLGIHKLEIGLDGSDRNWNGNRIHSTNGYGGGTAAQTDQYFIPDVDTKNRAIFAKMGVELGDFDVSMGARYDDTNVKANQKSKAMTTDAKRDIDYKSLSANILTTYHLNDDTSIFAGIGKGNRVPDAKELFMGKTNTVKGDLKQTKNYEVDFGVDYVADTYGIKSKVFHSTLKDYIYYHSVNEKYVNVDAKIYGIELSGYKYFTDEISLDMMASWQRGKKDNALSGQSDKDLADIVPLKTNIGLNYEQASHLVRVEMVAAKNWSNYDKDNGEQALPGYAVFNAKYNYKINKSFDVTVGMDNLFDKTYAVSNTYKDLTLAGTTDGVMLLNEPGRYTYANLRYKF from the coding sequence ATGAAAAAAACACTAATGATTTCAGTGATGACAGCATCAGCAATTTTTGCCAACGAAGCAAATCTTGGTACAATAGATGTTACTACAGATATAATATCACAAAAGATCGAAAATGTAAGTGGTGAAGAGCTAAAATCAGCAGATGTTGCTGAGGCACTTAGTAAAAATAGCTCAAGTGTAAATTTAATAAGAAGAAGTGGTATCGCAAATGATATTTTAGTAAGAAGTCAAAAAAAAGATAATATCGTTGTGATGATTGATGATGCAAAAGTGTGTGGAGCATGTCCAAATAGAATGGATCCTCCAACTTCTCATATTGTTACAAACAGTGTAGAAGATATAGAAATCATAGGTGGACCTTTTGATGTGGAACATATGGGGACACTTAGTGGTATAGTAAAAATCAAAACAAAAGATCCAAAAGAGGGCTTTAGTGGTGAAATAAATGCAAATGCAGGAAGTTATGACTATAAAAAACTAAGCATTAGTGGAAGTGGAGGAACTGACAAAATAAGAGTTCTTATGAGTGCATCAACTGAAAATGGTGAGCAATACAAAGATGGTGATGGTAATACTTTTGCACAACAATTAGTGAATAAAGTAGGTAGTGCTTCTACTGTAAGATATGCTGATACATATAAAGATATGGATGCATTTACAAAAAAAACTTTTAGTACAAAGTTTTTTATCAATCCTACAGATAATAGCGAGATAAGATTAGGGTATACTCTAAATAGAAGTGATGATATACTTTATCCATCAAGCACTATGGATGCAATATATGATGATAGTGATATATATACATTTGGTGCAACACTTAAAGATCTTGGTACATATTCAAAAGAGTTAAGTCTTGAAACTTATAAATCAAAAGTAGATCATCTTATGAGTACTAGATTTAGAAATTTATCTGATGCTACAAAATATATGGATGCAGATGTTCAAAGTAAAATAACAGGAGCGAAACTAAAAAATAGTTTTGATTTGGGAATCCACAAGTTAGAAATTGGTTTAGATGGAAGTGATAGAAATTGGAATGGTAATAGGATTCATTCAACTAATGGATATGGTGGAGGTACGGCTGCTCAAACTGATCAATACTTTATCCCTGATGTAGATACAAAAAATAGAGCAATTTTTGCAAAAATGGGTGTAGAACTAGGGGATTTTGATGTATCTATGGGTGCTAGATATGATGATACAAATGTAAAAGCAAATCAAAAATCAAAAGCTATGACAACAGATGCAAAAAGAGATATTGACTATAAATCACTATCAGCAAATATTTTGACAACTTATCACTTAAATGATGATACTTCAATTTTCGCTGGAATTGGAAAAGGAAATAGGGTTCCTGATGCAAAAGAGCTTTTTATGGGTAAAACTAATACAGTAAAAGGTGACTTAAAACAAACAAAAAACTATGAAGTTGATTTTGGTGTAGATTATGTGGCTGACACATATGGGATTAAATCAAAAGTTTTCCATAGTACACTAAAAGATTATATCTATTACCACTCTGTTAATGAAAAGTATGTAAATGTAGATGCAAAAATCTATGGAATAGAGCTTTCAGGGTATAAATATTTTACAGATGAAATATCACTAGATATGATGGCTAGTTGGCAAAGAGGTAAAAAAGATAATGCTTTATCAGGTCAAAGTGACAAAGACTTAGCTGATATTGTACCACTTAAAACAAATATTGGCTTAAATTATGAACAAGCATCTCATTTAGTAAGAGTTGAAATGGTAGCAGCTAAAAACTGGAGTAACTATGACAAAGACAACGGTGAACAAGCACTACCAGGATATGCAGTATTTAATGCAAAATATAACTATAAAATCAATAAAAGCTTTGATGTTACAGTAGGTATGGATAATTTATTTGATAAAACATATGCAGTATCAAATACATATAAAGATTTAACTTTAGCGGGTACAACGGATGGAGTTATGCTTTTAAATGAGCCAGGAAGATATACATACGCAAATTTAAGATATAAATTTTAA
- the plsY gene encoding glycerol-3-phosphate 1-O-acyltransferase PlsY, whose translation MEFFGNINIIFFIVAYLVGSIPFGVILAKQFAGVDVTSSGSKSIGATNVLRVVKETNPALAKKLGIATLALDALKGTLVVLAGMYVGLSLETLWGVAILALLGHCYSAYLKLEGGKGVATALGVLIVLLPIPTIIGGLVWAISAKVLKISSLSSLLGLIGVIVSTWVFADGLGIESNIPLYIIAFIVIYKHIPNIVRIIKGEEKKIEINN comes from the coding sequence GTGGAGTTTTTTGGTAACATTAATATAATATTTTTTATCGTAGCTTATTTGGTAGGTTCGATACCATTTGGGGTGATTTTGGCAAAACAATTTGCAGGTGTTGATGTAACATCAAGTGGAAGCAAAAGCATTGGTGCTACCAATGTATTAAGAGTAGTAAAAGAGACAAACCCTGCCCTAGCAAAAAAACTAGGAATTGCTACGCTAGCTCTTGATGCTTTAAAAGGGACGCTAGTTGTACTTGCTGGGATGTATGTAGGTCTTAGCCTAGAGACACTTTGGGGTGTTGCGATTTTAGCACTTTTGGGTCATTGTTATAGTGCTTATTTGAAATTAGAAGGTGGTAAAGGAGTCGCAACAGCTTTAGGTGTACTTATAGTTTTACTTCCTATTCCTACTATTATAGGTGGTCTTGTTTGGGCTATTAGTGCAAAAGTGTTAAAAATCTCTTCCTTATCATCACTTTTGGGTCTTATTGGTGTAATAGTAAGTACTTGGGTATTTGCTGATGGATTGGGTATTGAGTCTAATATCCCTCTTTACATCATAGCTTTTATAGTGATTTATAAACATATTCCAAATATTGTAAGAATCATCAAAGGTGAAGAGAAGAAAATAGAAATTAATAACTAA
- a CDS encoding RecB-like helicase, with amino-acid sequence MENFLALKASAGSGKTFALSVRYISLILLGAKPSEILTLTFTNKAANEMKERIFHTITTLGDDKAYLEQISLVSGKTIDDILLRKNDIKNEFIKSSLSIFTIDKFINKILKEFSGYLGIFDSYEIANDNIDELSFYFLSSLNDDEFSDFVEIYLQENKKLSSLITYFKSFIQKESQMNFDLRIYETTLQSIQDDILSKALKLKSYIYQTYEDALGVNSKKALDFETFDDLFNKTWIYRQTLSDFRDLKKFEDKISADLFLEIQELLKEYFEIRSNNATLQFVKLFDKFRTFRQEYIIKQRYLEFNDITNFANRLLNEIIDKEFLYFRLDARYRHILIDEFQDTSIEQFNILSPLIEESLAGSVEEFKTFFYVGDTKQSIYRFRGGKRELFDYLISSYPQIKEQNLDTNYRSKSQIVEFVNETFKSIHDYEYINQKSIDSGGFVEVYTSLALQGDEPYVDVLGKLKELKSAQVDLNKCAILVSTNEEVLNLYYYLSKSELDIPINTEMTSKLINQKNVKVLINWVKYLFFKEEIYKLNTMSLLGKNFQDDFVLEYDIQNNSVENILKTIALSFDILDENIIKLIEISSQYKDVFDFVYNIDFLDASMQNSAKTGISILTIFKSKGLEYESVILVDKLKRSSNNTDAFLFEYDGIFLKKIHYKIKNKESFDTQYKKALEKEEKLARIDILNVLYVALTRAKQNLIILKKEENSIFDEIGLSDLKLGVLSSNIPKKEEPKKSFPLEYAPLPLGTQDVAVKIGLDEYEDTRARYFGIATHYALENMVDFKDNEVDSVVDITKQRFSSYLNSDDFLDIEKRIKLLLSNSEFMNIIQNAQYLRKEQPLIFFKEMKYIDLLAVNDDGYIIIDYKTSSKHHEIYHKQVSTYKKAIEKITGSKNIKGYIFYLLADKIHHIIV; translated from the coding sequence ATGGAAAATTTTTTAGCTTTAAAAGCAAGTGCTGGAAGTGGTAAGACATTTGCCCTTAGTGTAAGATATATATCTCTTATTCTTCTTGGTGCAAAACCTAGTGAAATATTAACACTTACTTTTACTAATAAAGCTGCAAATGAGATGAAAGAGAGGATTTTCCATACTATTACTACTTTGGGTGATGATAAAGCATATTTAGAACAGATTTCATTGGTAAGTGGCAAAACCATTGATGATATACTTTTAAGAAAAAATGATATTAAAAACGAATTTATAAAATCTAGTTTGTCAATTTTTACTATAGATAAATTTATTAACAAAATTCTAAAAGAGTTTAGTGGATATTTGGGGATATTTGATAGTTATGAAATAGCAAATGACAATATTGATGAATTGAGTTTTTATTTTTTAAGTAGCCTAAATGATGATGAATTTAGTGATTTTGTTGAGATTTATTTACAAGAAAATAAGAAATTATCATCTCTTATAACTTATTTTAAATCATTTATCCAAAAAGAATCCCAAATGAATTTTGATTTAAGGATATATGAAACAACATTACAAAGTATACAAGATGATATTTTATCTAAAGCTCTTAAGTTAAAGTCATATATTTATCAAACATATGAAGATGCACTAGGAGTAAATTCAAAAAAAGCTTTAGATTTTGAAACATTTGATGACCTTTTTAATAAAACTTGGATTTATAGACAGACTCTTAGTGATTTTAGAGATTTAAAAAAGTTTGAAGATAAGATATCTGCTGATTTATTTTTAGAGATACAAGAGCTTTTAAAGGAGTACTTTGAGATAAGATCAAACAACGCTACACTACAGTTTGTAAAACTATTTGATAAGTTTAGAACCTTTAGACAAGAATATATAATAAAGCAAAGATATTTAGAATTTAATGATATTACAAATTTTGCAAATAGACTTTTAAATGAGATCATAGACAAAGAGTTTTTATATTTTAGACTTGATGCAAGGTATAGACATATATTAATTGATGAGTTTCAAGATACATCAATAGAACAGTTTAATATTTTATCACCACTAATAGAAGAATCTTTGGCTGGTAGTGTAGAAGAGTTTAAAACATTTTTTTATGTTGGAGATACAAAACAATCTATTTATAGATTTCGTGGTGGTAAAAGAGAGCTGTTTGATTATTTAATAAGTAGCTATCCTCAGATAAAAGAGCAAAATTTAGATACAAATTATAGAAGTAAAAGTCAAATAGTTGAGTTTGTAAATGAGACATTTAAAAGTATCCATGATTATGAATATATAAACCAAAAAAGTATCGATAGTGGTGGTTTTGTAGAAGTATATACAAGTCTGGCTTTACAAGGTGATGAACCATATGTTGATGTTTTAGGCAAACTTAAAGAGTTGAAATCAGCTCAAGTAGACTTAAATAAATGTGCTATTTTAGTATCTACAAATGAAGAGGTATTGAATTTGTATTACTATTTAAGTAAAAGTGAGCTTGATATACCTATAAATACAGAAATGACATCTAAACTAATAAACCAAAAGAATGTAAAAGTACTGATAAACTGGGTTAAATATTTGTTTTTTAAAGAAGAAATTTATAAACTCAATACAATGTCACTTTTAGGTAAGAATTTTCAAGATGATTTTGTATTGGAATATGATATTCAAAATAATTCAGTTGAAAATATATTAAAAACTATAGCTTTAAGTTTTGATATTTTGGATGAAAATATTATTAAACTTATTGAAATTAGCTCCCAATATAAAGATGTCTTTGATTTTGTCTATAATATTGATTTTTTAGATGCTTCAATGCAAAATAGTGCAAAAACTGGTATATCTATTTTAACAATATTTAAATCCAAAGGGTTAGAATATGAGAGTGTAATATTAGTTGATAAGTTAAAAAGAAGTAGCAATAATACAGATGCTTTTTTATTTGAATATGATGGTATTTTTTTAAAAAAGATTCACTACAAAATTAAGAATAAAGAGTCGTTTGATACACAATATAAAAAAGCTTTAGAAAAAGAAGAAAAACTTGCAAGAATAGATATTTTAAATGTTTTGTATGTTGCACTTACTAGGGCAAAACAAAATCTAATAATTTTGAAAAAAGAAGAAAACTCTATTTTTGATGAGATAGGTCTTAGTGATCTAAAATTAGGGGTATTAAGTAGTAATATACCTAAAAAAGAAGAACCTAAAAAGAGTTTTCCATTAGAATATGCCCCTTTACCTCTTGGTACACAAGATGTTGCAGTAAAAATTGGTTTAGATGAATATGAAGATACAAGAGCTAGATATTTTGGTATCGCTACTCACTATGCACTTGAAAATATGGTTGATTTTAAAGATAATGAAGTTGATAGTGTTGTAGATATCACAAAACAGAGATTTAGTTCATACTTAAATAGTGATGATTTTTTGGATATTGAAAAGAGAATAAAACTTCTTTTATCAAATAGTGAGTTTATGAATATTATTCAAAATGCACAATATTTAAGAAAAGAACAACCTCTGATTTTTTTTAAAGAGATGAAATATATAGATCTTTTGGCAGTAAATGATGATGGATATATAATAATAGATTATAAAACATCTTCTAAACATCATGAAATTTATCATAAACAAGTATCAACATATAAAAAAGCTATAGAAAAAATAACAGGTTCAAAGAATATAAAAGGGTATATTTTTTATCTTTTAGCCGATAAAATTCACCATATAATAGTCTAA